aaatcacaccctgcagttgcacaatccaaatgggcggagaacagttcagccgttgtcgtttcggtcgtgtcgtgtcGTCGCGGTgcatctcggcaagtaggcctataaacattttttgttgttgtttgctttttaaaccccgttacttgaacctttacttatatattttttgctgttgtgtggcaaattgttttttatattttcaggcaggcatattttatttaaaattagtggtgggccgttaacggcgttaacggcggtcgttaatttgatactcttatcgggcgatataaaaattatcgccgttaatctattcttaaagttgggttgagaactgggtcaaaatgggtaagcaaactatgatgactttcaacttgatagtttagctcggctgtattcctaaccaaattgcacagtaggggcgagaacgagtttttaaaccatATGAGCCactttaatatagattaatctagattaatttcaagatttcagtgagattaatctagattaaaaaaattaatctatgcccacccctatttaaaatatttttttgcacagtgcctgtctgacaaagttcgatatgcgcactgacggtgacttttttttgttaatgttgtctaacgtttcattaaaaaataaataagtaaataaataaataaatgctgaaTAAGTCCAACCTactatgtttattcatttatctgagtgtttatgGTTTTTCCTTTGAAGTGGTAGAGAGttctgaatgagaacgggatcccgtttaaggcgCTCTAGAAAAaaaacctgattcgactattagtcgactaaagggaaaatctgacgaatcagattcgactatgaaaatcttagttgaagacacctctagcGATAGTGTCTTCTTGACAGGAGTAAACATGCCAGTGAAAGTGAAATTTCTTAACAACTCAACACTGTACATGCGTCTCCGTGTACGTTTTGACCGGTCGATTTTCATTTCAAAAGTGAtctgatttttgtttcaaaataGGAACATAGAAACCCATGTGTTCCGATTTCTGATATGACATACGATTGAAAAACGAAACAAAACAATCGGGCTTTTATTCTCTCGTTCTCATAATGCCTTTATTAGACAGAATGATTCCCAATTGTGTCCTTTGACCCAGGGTCTGCTCCCAGAGGACTGGGATGTTGAGGGTCTTGTGTAGTATCTTAGCTGTTGACACTCCTGATACTGAGatgactgcactcttctggacaCAGATTCTCAGAAAATCTTCAGAAAGTTTCTCTGTTCTCAGCACAGATGTTCCTTTAGTCTATACCATGCCAGCCACAGTTATGGCTTCCCATGTACGCTCTGTGCGCTAGCATCTTGTATCCCAGTGTAATGTGCTGAATTATCTCAGGGCTTCTTTGCACAGGGTCCTGTCTGGTGTAGAGGAAGATCTCAGCCTCTAATCATTTATTCTGTACTTGTTCCTGCACAGCCATGATTAGTGCCTCCAATCTATCTTTCAATTCGGCATCTCCAGTCATTTGTGGGATCATTCTCATCAACTAAATCAATATTCCGCATAAAGCTTTTGATGTCAGTAAGACTACAAAACAAATCAGTAGCTTAAATAGCATGTATATTGCCTTTTTAAAGTCCAAAACAACATAGTAGACTTTGTCCAACTCACAGAAAAGAATGAGTAGAATCACTTTGTATACAATGGGCATGGTTTTGTAATAGTTTCTCagtaagttaaaaaaaaaaaaaaaaaacctctgcTAAGTCTGCAAATGATTAATGATATTCCTGGTCATCAGACAGGAGCGTTGATTGTATCATAAAGAAGAAAAGATAAAATACCATAACATTTGACGTCTCATTAAGgtcaaaaagaaaataaacgtGTTCTCAACTAGAATGATTACTCAAGAATGGCCCTGGCAATTCAGTCTGATAATGGATGAAATCCTTCTGGTCACTGTTTCTTTCAAAAGAGACGATCCACTGTAACAAGATCACTGCCAAAAGTACCAGTAAATACCATTTTATCTCAACAAAGACTTGGTTCTTACTTAATTTGTCAAGGAAGAGTTACAAGGTCTGTTCTGTGCTAgcattttcctgtttttttataTTGCTCTATGACTATACCATATATAACAATAGCCTGTGAAGCAGTGAAGCAGCTCAATCTAACTTAATGAAAACcataaagaaaaaataaaggcaaatgtATAAAATGTTACCTTTTATTCTGTAATAGTGTTCACTCCTTTGAGACAAAAATGATTCTCCAAACTACACAAACCAGTTCAGCAGATTATTGCTATACATACAGCTGGGATCTCCAGTAGTGACGTCGTCACCGGCGCTGCGGACaggtggtgcgtgtgtgtccagGCTGATGACAAAGTCCACAGGTCCTTGGCCTTTTGGCAGCAGGAGGTTTGCTTGAAGAAGCTCCAGTCTTTGCAGCACCAGTCCAGTGTCCATGAGATCCTCCTACAGCAGCTGGGATAGTACCAAGACACATCATCATTCCTCCTTGTACCAATTAACCACTTATAGCTTCTTTCTGCTTTTATACCCTGATTCTGCATTTATTCTGCATCAGACCAGAGCTACGGATCCTAATCCTGTAATGTTAAATTTATGGCCTTTATTTAATAACACTGTCTGTTGTCAGATTCAAACAAAATGAGTCAATTTCATCATTATAAATGACATCAGTataaaaaaaggaataaataggtacaaacatttaataaaaaatagaaaTCTGCAACATTAATTACAACTGCACATCAATCAGTAATGTGTTACTGACACTTTATTCTCTTCCTTCACTTATTCTGGATTTGCTCATAGCCACATATTTAGACACTATGTGGTAGGTTACCGTCTTTCAGAAAATGAATCTAAGGTTGATCTATTTCATGTAACATTACAGAAGACATTACTACAAATAAAAATACTCTTCACACAAATGTATGACATTTTGCTCAGTCAGTGATACCATTTAGCATAgggaataaaatgaaaaaaaaaattaacgaTGTATTAATTACCGGGAGCCACATTTTCGTCCGCCCACTGGAAGAAGTGACATTGCTGGTCACGCGGTTTGCCACAGGTGTGGAACATCCTGCCCTTGTTCGGTCCATCTTTCATGACGGTCCTGGTGACAGCGGGTTCGTTACAGTTGCACAtggtctctcctccatctcctcctgaTCCTCTGCTGCCAGGTCTCTGCTGCGCTACATTTCCAAGGCCAAGTGAAGGCCCGGGAGGTGGTGACCCTTGACCTTGATCAGCCCACAGGAAGAATTTACAGCCCCCTGTGCTGCACTTGTAGAACTGACGGCCTTGGTTGGGACCTTCTTTACGAACGGTGAGGAGAAGTGCGTCCTGGCcacaattacacacaacagCGTCGCTCTGGGTGTGGGATGGTACATGTGATGACGATGCTGGTGTAGGGTTGGGCGGTGGTCTGCTGCTGTCTGCTCTGGGCCATGGAGGTGAAGGTCTGTTGTCAGGCCTGGTCTGAAGCACTGGATTGGGTCTTGAAAGATTAGACTGACTGAAGGCTGAACTGCGATTAACCCGAGTGCTGGAATCTCCTCCTGCTGCTCCTGCTCCATGGAGATACTTCAAATTCAGGACTTCTCTCAGAGTTTCATCACAGCCACCAATACATCCAACAAATTCTAGAGGCATCCCTGGAGGTAGACTTCCTCTCTTGAACTTAAACCTCAGCCTGTTTTAGGAAGACACAGATAGCTTTTTTGGACTCTGTTCTAACATGGCAAACACAGTATTAAAGTGAATAAAGCCTGCTGACAGAAGAGGAACTACTGTACTGTTTCTTACATGTGGACAGGATGTGGGCGGCATGTTGGACAGACGCTGTCATCTCTGCTGACCTCAAGCACTGCATCTGGAAACCACACTGCTGCCTTACAGGCCGGGTAGCCCAAACATGACAGGAACTTCCTGTCAAGAGAGGATGGAAAGGGTATAACAAAGAcagaaaggaaaagaaaaaaggaaaggaCAAAGGAAGACATCATCTGCACTTCAAAACCATCACGACTGACTAGTGGCTCACCCCGTGTTGTCCTTTCTCTTCTTCAAAACCATATCTCGGCTGCATTGCGGACACTTCCTCACTGGTAGAGGCATCTCCAGCTCTTGTTCCTCTTGTTCTGTAAACTCCTGAGCTTCACCCAAATAACTGGACAGTGCCTCATCCAATCTAAGAACAGTACAAGTCCTTTGATAGTCATATTCTGATAACATCAAATATTTGAAGCATCCTTGaggaaataaaatgttttaaaagtttATGGAAGTTATTGTGACTTGTACAGTAAATTAATTTGGAAGTGCTTTCACAACAAAACTACATGAGCTCACTTCTTTGCCTTCTTGACAGACTCGATGAAAACAGCCTTGTATTTTGCCACATGGTGCCTCAGGACAGACACCTTATCCTTCCGTCCCTCTGACACGAGCTTCAGGTCTGCCTCCAGTTCTGCTCTGAGGTCTGGTTTAGACATCTCATAGCCCATGGAGTTGTACCCTGAAACACCAATGAGTGGCACCCTCATTCTATATGTGAATTGATGAAGTGCAAATTATAAGACTTATTGGATCATTTTCCATACCCTCAACAAGGCCCATCCCAAGCTCTCCAGGAAGGAACCTCTGATCTGCTGTCAGGCCCACATACATGCGGCTCTTGATGGTCTCGATGTGATCTGCATGTGTGGCATCTGTGCCTGCAGAATTACACTAGTTTTAACCATGTGATTAAAGTAGCAAGTACCAAACTTAGAAACTGGTAAGAATCATACCGATTCCATGCTTCTCCATTAGTGAAATCAAATCAGCCTCTGTGAGAAGTTGTGGAGGGCTGGTCTGTCCTTCCGCCATCTCAATTGCTGTAGGTTGGAATGTTGTATCAGGTGTATATAATGGAATAACCTACACACAAAAAATTACATTTCTATTTGAGAAGGAGCATTCCAATGATATTTAGGTTGTTGGTAAAGTAGGTACATATCTTTGAAGGTTCAGCCTCTATTCTGAGGAACATCTTGTTAAAAGAAAGTAGCCAAAGAAAAAAGAGCACCTTATTGTACCACTTGTCATAAGGGTAAACTTCAAGATAGTTCCTTGCAATGATCGTGAGTCCACTTGCAGAGAACCTCTCCTGTGCAATGTCAATTTCTACAGTCATCTCCTGGCCCTCTGCATCCTTGGAGCAACAGGCCAGGAAGTGACGAACAATGAACTCGTATAGCCGTCTTTCATTTCCCTACGCAgatcaaaatgaatgaaaaacatGAGAGAAAAACACGCCCCCACATTCAACTGAAGAAACACTACAATCGTTAATGGATCAGGAAGACCATTTACTAAGGTCGTATATGGAAGGCTAAAGATCACCTGCAGATGATCTGTGTATTTAGTGGGGTGAATGGGAGGATGGGCCTGGTCAGATTTGTTTCCGTTTCGAGGTGTGGGCCCACCGCTCTCCAGAATACACTGAGCAAAAGGCCCCCATTCGTTGTCCTGCGTCTGCTGCTCAACAAGCGGAACCAGGTTCAGGTTTTTTGGAAACATGTTGGTCTCAGTACGAGGATAACTGATAAACCTGGAACACCACAGACATGTCGCTCCCATCATTGCTACATTCTTCCACTACTCAAAGTAACCATCATGCTATTGACagtattaataaatataatttgtgCAAAGCATACCCTTGTGTATAGAGCTTCTCAGCTATTTTCATGGTCTCTTTAGCACTAATCTTCAGTTTCCTTGAGGCCAGTTTCTCAAGTTCCTTTGTAAGGACATTGTAATTAGATACACATTATGATACTGCTTTCACCAGGCAGAGATCCTCATAAAttcatttataataaatacGATAATATATTATTGGTCAACGTCGTTTATTTCAATCAATTTTATATGTGAAGCAGGcttaaaaattatttatctgAACATGCTATTTTGACCACTCACCACAGTATCAAGGGGTAATGGTCGCCATTTGCTTTTTGGCTTACTTGTTACAGATATCACTGTTGCCATGGGATCCTGgggaagaataaaaaaaaaaccctcttacattttaaaatcctGCGTAATTGTTAAATCATGCACAACACTACTtgtcacaaatatatatatagtcataGTATCCATCTACAAAGATTACCAGGTCGGTAATTAAAATGCCATCAGGTGAAATGCTAGGTGCTGCTAACCTCCATGCACATCTGGTAGAGCACAAGGCAAGCGGTGTGGCTGAAC
This Brachyhypopomus gauderio isolate BG-103 chromosome 6, BGAUD_0.2, whole genome shotgun sequence DNA region includes the following protein-coding sequences:
- the top3a gene encoding DNA topoisomerase 3-alpha, with the translated sequence MVGMHIIRSLVRVSTHRRFCRQISINMIRRTQIKKVLCVAEKNDAAKGIAEIMSNGRSRRREGHSVYNKIYEYEYNLFGQSVAVCMTSVSGHLLALEFKAPFQKWHSCNPVLLFDAEVKKYCPDNFVQIKRTLEREVRQCQALVIWTDCDREGENIGYEIIDVCKAVKPNIQVFRARFSEITPTSIRRACESLTEPDINVSDAVDVRQELDLRIGAAFTRFQTLRLQKIFPDSLSNQLISYGSCQFPTLGFVVERFKAIQAFIPETFFKIKVVHEPTEEESVEFSWKRHRLFSHTACLVLYQMCMEDPMATVISVTSKPKSKWRPLPLDTVELEKLASRKLKISAKETMKIAEKLYTQGFISYPRTETNMFPKNLNLVPLVEQQTQDNEWGPFAQCILESGGPTPRNGNKSDQAHPPIHPTKYTDHLQGNERRLYEFIVRHFLACCSKDAEGQEMTVEIDIAQERFSASGLTIIARNYLEVYPYDKWYNKVIPLYTPDTTFQPTAIEMAEGQTSPPQLLTEADLISLMEKHGIGTDATHADHIETIKSRMYVGLTADQRFLPGELGMGLVEGYNSMGYEMSKPDLRAELEADLKLVSEGRKDKVSVLRHHVAKYKAVFIESVKKAKKLDEALSSYLGEAQEFTEQEEQELEMPLPVRKCPQCSRDMVLKKRKDNTGKFLSCLGYPACKAAVWFPDAVLEVSRDDSVCPTCRPHPVHMLRFKFKRGSLPPGMPLEFVGCIGGCDETLREVLNLKYLHGAGAAGGDSSTRVNRSSAFSQSNLSRPNPVLQTRPDNRPSPPWPRADSSRPPPNPTPASSSHVPSHTQSDAVVCNCGQDALLLTVRKEGPNQGRQFYKCSTGGCKFFLWADQGQGSPPPGPSLGLGNVAQQRPGSRGSGGDGGETMCNCNEPAVTRTVMKDGPNKGRMFHTCGKPRDQQCHFFQWADENVAPAAVGGSHGHWTGAAKTGASSSKPPAAKRPRTCGLCHQPGHTRTTCPQRR